One window from the genome of Elaeis guineensis isolate ETL-2024a chromosome 5, EG11, whole genome shotgun sequence encodes:
- the LOC105045340 gene encoding glucan endo-1,3-beta-glucosidase-like: MTTPITSNRSKDVRLDYVLFTANGMVVVDGPLNYMNLFDAIIDAMYSVLKKVGHSDVSMVASEIGWLSINGAIGATMENAMTYNNNVVAHVTSSVGMPKRLGNAIETNIFAMFNEDLKPIGVERNFGLYHSNMTEVYHVNFP; encoded by the coding sequence ATGACAACTCCAATCACTAGCAATCGATCAAAGGACGTGCGGCTCGACTACGTGCTCTTCACAGCAAATGGCATGGTGGTCGTTGATGGTCCATTGAACTACATGAACCTTTTTGATGCGATAATCGATGCAATGTACTCTGTGTTAAAGAAGGTCGGTCATTCGGATGTCAGCATGGTAGCGTCAGAGATTGGGTGGCTGTCCATCAATGGTGCGATCGGGGCGACAATGGAGAATGCCATGACGTATAATAACAACGTGGTGGCGCATGTGACCAGCAGTGTGGGGATGCCTAAGAGGCTGGGGAATGCAATAGAGACTAATATTTTTGCCATGTTTAATGAGGACTTGAAGCCCATTGGAGTAGAGCGAAACTTTGGGTTGTATCACTCGAATATGACTGAAGTGTACCATGTCAACTTTCCATGA